In the Thermodesulfovibrio yellowstonii DSM 11347 genome, one interval contains:
- a CDS encoding CoB--CoM heterodisulfide reductase iron-sulfur subunit B family protein — MKKIGFFLGCNIPFNRPDVEYSARFLLNELGYEIVELEGATCCPAFGTMPSLDLVGWAAASAWNLTIAEEKGVDIVTGCGSCYGSLNEARYHMEKHPEIKEQVNKILAKVGKEYKGTTKVWNFINLLYEDVGPDNLKSKIKYNLNGLKCAVQTGCHNLWPSRAYPTNEDNTFFPTRLRQLCEAMGGVAPHYSTITDCCGMGALRSTASEKSLALFKKKLDVIKEEIDPDVTVIGCSSCLLQFDAGQALLVEQKKLNYKIPALHLAQITAIALGADVEKATAMASIPLNGVITKIKGGN; from the coding sequence ATGAAAAAGATAGGATTTTTTCTTGGATGTAATATACCTTTTAATAGACCAGATGTAGAATACTCTGCAAGATTTCTTCTCAATGAGCTCGGATATGAAATAGTAGAGCTTGAAGGAGCTACCTGCTGTCCTGCTTTTGGAACAATGCCATCACTTGATTTAGTAGGCTGGGCAGCGGCATCAGCATGGAATCTGACCATTGCAGAGGAAAAAGGGGTTGACATAGTTACAGGTTGTGGTTCCTGTTACGGTTCCCTAAATGAAGCAAGATATCATATGGAAAAACATCCAGAAATAAAGGAACAGGTTAATAAAATTCTTGCCAAAGTAGGCAAAGAATATAAGGGTACAACAAAAGTATGGAATTTTATTAATTTACTTTATGAAGATGTAGGACCTGATAATCTTAAGTCTAAGATAAAATATAATCTCAATGGATTAAAATGTGCTGTACAGACAGGATGTCACAATCTTTGGCCAAGCAGAGCATATCCAACTAATGAAGATAACACCTTTTTCCCAACAAGACTAAGACAACTATGTGAAGCCATGGGCGGGGTTGCACCTCATTATAGCACCATAACAGATTGCTGTGGAATGGGTGCATTAAGGTCAACAGCATCTGAAAAATCTCTTGCTTTGTTTAAAAAGAAACTTGATGTAATAAAAGAAGAAATAGACCCAGATGTTACAGTAATTGGCTGTAGTTCCTGTCTTCTTCAGTTTGATGCAGGACAGGCACTTTTAGTTGAGCAGAAGAAATTAAATTATAAGATTCCTGCTCTTCATCTTGCTCAAATTACAGCAATTGCTTTAGGTGCAGATGTGGAAAAAGCCACAGCAATGGCATCAATTCCATTGAATGGAGTAATAACTAAGATAAAAGGAGGGAATTAA
- a CDS encoding 4Fe-4S dicluster domain-containing protein: MEEGGVNVIDLTQADESFVKELEGLGADELRECIQCGKCASTCPMALAGLEFFIKRIIHAANLGLRDILLEDSSVWGCQSCNRCVEVCPMDIKPYEVIQAVRRAAVKVESCPANTYEGLRNLYRFGHAVYPKGYEERRKKAGLPEKPPTAISNEELRKKFQEVLRNTILEEIAPFPLD; the protein is encoded by the coding sequence ATGGAAGAGGGTGGCGTAAATGTAATTGACCTTACCCAAGCAGATGAAAGTTTTGTAAAAGAGCTTGAAGGATTAGGAGCAGATGAACTTAGAGAGTGCATACAGTGCGGAAAATGTGCATCCACATGTCCAATGGCTTTAGCTGGTTTAGAATTTTTCATCAAAAGAATAATTCATGCAGCCAATCTTGGCTTAAGAGATATTCTTCTTGAAGACTCATCTGTATGGGGATGTCAGTCTTGCAATCGTTGTGTAGAAGTTTGCCCAATGGATATAAAACCCTATGAAGTCATTCAAGCAGTTAGAAGAGCAGCAGTGAAGGTTGAATCATGTCCAGCAAATACATATGAAGGTTTAAGAAATCTTTATAGATTTGGACATGCAGTGTATCCAAAAGGATATGAGGAAAGAAGAAAGAAAGCGGGTTTGCCAGAGAAACCACCAACAGCTATTAGTAATGAAGAGTTAAGAAAAAAGTTCCAGGAAGTACTTAGAAATACAATCCTGGAAGAAATAGCACCATTTCCGCTTGACTAA
- a CDS encoding CoB--CoM heterodisulfide reductase iron-sulfur subunit A family protein has translation MAKVGVYLCHCGENIKGAIDIEALKKYVETLPDVALVRNYVFMCSDPGQDLIKQDIKSGAVDRVVVAACTPRTHGPIFKKAVEDAGLNGYLLEMANIRDQDSWPHWHNKEGALEKAKRLIRSAVAKVRLNEPLEDRYGDMEKSVLVIGGGIAGMFAALDLANMGLKVYLVERQPSIGGNMSKIDKTFPTMDCSAUILTPKTGEVAQHPNIELITYAEVDDVKGYVGNFDIRIKKKAKYIDWDKCIGCGVCTEICPSRVPNEYNMGLNQRRAAYIEYPQAVPKKAVIDEPNCLYFKSMKKTGKPACEICKKGIPPKGIQGCPADAIKFDDKDEYINLKVGAVIIATGFKPMSKVHFKEYSPHCPDVITSMEFERILSATGPTGGELKRPSDGTKPKTIAMISCVGSRDERYHRYCSKVCCMYMLKHARILKEKYPDIKLYLFFIDVRTAGKDFEEFYVYTRELGAKIIRGGRVSAVDVKPNGKLRVRGFDVDLCSPVEVDADLVVLATAIEPPDGVDELGRMFSATCGREGFLREVHTKLYPVETSARGVFIAGCVQGPKDIPESIAQSRAAAAATAALIIPGKIKFEAIVSEVDRDKCSSCGVCVPLCPYSAIRIEEYKGKEKAYIEPALCAGCGVCASACPSRAIKFNGFTTEQIMAQIDALTEA, from the coding sequence ATGGCAAAAGTAGGGGTTTATCTGTGCCACTGTGGAGAGAACATCAAAGGCGCCATTGACATTGAAGCACTGAAAAAGTATGTTGAAACACTTCCAGATGTTGCATTAGTTAGAAATTATGTTTTTATGTGTTCTGATCCAGGGCAGGATTTAATTAAACAAGATATTAAAAGTGGAGCAGTAGACCGTGTAGTGGTTGCAGCATGTACACCAAGAACACACGGTCCTATCTTTAAAAAAGCAGTTGAAGACGCAGGACTTAATGGCTATCTTTTGGAAATGGCTAATATCAGAGACCAAGATAGCTGGCCACACTGGCATAATAAAGAAGGTGCTCTTGAAAAAGCAAAAAGACTTATAAGAAGCGCTGTTGCTAAAGTAAGACTTAATGAGCCTCTTGAAGATCGCTATGGAGATATGGAAAAATCCGTTTTGGTCATTGGTGGTGGAATAGCAGGAATGTTCGCAGCCCTTGACCTTGCGAATATGGGGCTGAAGGTCTATCTTGTAGAAAGACAGCCGTCAATTGGCGGTAATATGTCAAAAATTGATAAAACCTTCCCTACGATGGATTGTTCGGCTTGAATACTCACACCTAAGACGGGCGAGGTCGCCCAGCATCCAAATATAGAGCTTATTACCTATGCAGAAGTAGATGATGTTAAAGGATATGTTGGTAATTTTGATATTCGCATAAAGAAAAAAGCAAAATATATTGATTGGGATAAATGCATAGGTTGCGGTGTTTGCACAGAAATTTGTCCATCAAGAGTCCCGAATGAATATAATATGGGATTAAATCAGAGAAGAGCAGCTTATATTGAATATCCTCAGGCTGTTCCCAAAAAAGCAGTTATAGATGAGCCAAATTGCTTATACTTCAAATCAATGAAAAAAACAGGTAAACCCGCTTGTGAAATATGTAAAAAAGGTATTCCACCAAAGGGAATACAGGGATGCCCAGCTGATGCAATAAAATTTGATGACAAGGATGAATATATAAATCTTAAAGTTGGAGCAGTTATCATTGCTACAGGCTTCAAGCCAATGTCTAAGGTTCACTTTAAAGAATACTCACCTCACTGTCCAGATGTTATAACCTCTATGGAATTTGAAAGAATACTCTCTGCAACAGGACCAACAGGTGGTGAATTAAAGAGACCATCAGATGGCACAAAACCCAAGACAATTGCAATGATCTCCTGTGTAGGAAGTAGAGATGAAAGATATCATAGATACTGTTCAAAAGTATGCTGTATGTACATGCTTAAACACGCAAGAATTCTTAAAGAAAAGTATCCTGATATAAAACTTTATCTTTTCTTTATTGATGTTAGAACAGCAGGTAAAGATTTTGAAGAGTTCTATGTTTATACAAGAGAACTTGGAGCAAAAATTATAAGAGGTGGAAGAGTATCAGCAGTTGATGTGAAACCTAATGGAAAACTCAGAGTAAGAGGCTTTGATGTTGATCTTTGTTCGCCTGTTGAAGTTGATGCTGATTTAGTTGTTCTTGCAACTGCTATTGAACCTCCTGATGGTGTTGATGAACTTGGAAGAATGTTCAGTGCAACTTGCGGTAGAGAAGGATTCCTAAGGGAAGTCCATACAAAACTCTATCCTGTTGAGACTTCAGCAAGGGGTGTATTTATTGCAGGATGTGTACAGGGACCGAAAGATATTCCTGAATCAATTGCTCAGTCCAGAGCAGCTGCGGCAGCGACAGCAGCTTTAATAATTCCTGGTAAAATTAAATTTGAAGCAATAGTTTCTGAGGTTGATAGAGATAAATGTAGTAGCTGCGGTGTTTGTGTACCACTTTGTCCATACAGCGCTATAAGAATTGAAGAATACAAAGGCAAAGAAAAGGCATATATTGAACCAGCACTCTGTGCAGGTTGTGGAGTCTGTGCCAGTGCATGTCCATCAAGAGCTATTAAATTCAACGGCTTTACAACTGAACAAATAATGGCACAGATTGATGCATTAACAGAGGCATAA
- a CDS encoding two-component system sensor histidine kinase NtrB has product MEKLNFKLIEKALPFIFDNIEHNLSIMDKDLNVLWSNKAYIERMGMNADDILGKKCYALWHKRTIPCEGCPCVKALKTGNIETGEKISDEGRHYVLTGIPFKENEEIKAVFEIGKEITEKKIVDEKFKEVIKLEAAYEIIDNLAHQFNNIFNGIYGFAQLIKERTENKDTLIFIEKLIESVEKGSKFIKALLELKTSPSAMKVFDLNFLLISMKEMLKDIAGEKIKLEFSLSKENLLIKGDPLQLKEVLSELLQNAKNAILDNGVILISTEKIKRESEEKILLTISDTGHGMDEETMKKCFEPLFTHDPRKFGLGLSIVKNIVQKHNSVIEIKSSPNAGTTVKIFFPSTTLQQELDT; this is encoded by the coding sequence ATGGAAAAACTAAATTTTAAATTAATAGAAAAAGCTCTCCCTTTTATTTTTGATAACATTGAACACAATCTCTCTATTATGGATAAAGATTTAAATGTTCTCTGGAGCAACAAAGCTTATATTGAAAGAATGGGTATGAATGCCGATGATATTCTTGGCAAAAAATGCTATGCTTTATGGCATAAAAGGACTATTCCCTGTGAAGGCTGTCCCTGTGTTAAAGCTTTAAAAACAGGCAATATTGAAACAGGAGAAAAAATATCAGATGAAGGAAGACATTATGTTCTAACAGGAATTCCTTTTAAAGAGAATGAAGAAATTAAAGCTGTGTTTGAAATTGGAAAAGAAATCACAGAGAAAAAAATAGTTGATGAAAAATTTAAAGAAGTTATAAAACTTGAAGCAGCTTATGAAATTATTGATAATCTTGCACATCAATTTAATAATATATTTAATGGAATTTATGGATTTGCACAGCTAATAAAAGAACGAACAGAAAACAAAGATACTTTAATTTTTATTGAGAAATTAATTGAATCCGTTGAAAAAGGTTCTAAGTTTATTAAAGCTTTACTTGAATTAAAAACATCTCCTTCTGCAATGAAAGTTTTTGATTTGAATTTCTTACTCATTTCAATGAAAGAAATGCTCAAAGACATAGCAGGTGAAAAAATAAAGCTTGAATTTTCTCTTTCTAAGGAAAATCTATTGATTAAAGGTGACCCATTGCAATTAAAAGAGGTTTTAAGTGAGCTTTTACAGAATGCAAAAAATGCAATATTAGACAATGGAGTCATTTTAATCTCAACTGAAAAAATAAAAAGGGAGTCAGAAGAAAAAATTCTTCTTACAATTTCTGATACAGGACATGGAATGGATGAAGAAACAATGAAGAAATGTTTTGAACCTTTATTTACCCATGATCCAAGAAAATTTGGATTAGGACTTTCAATAGTAAAAAATATAGTTCAAAAACATAACAGTGTTATTGAAATAAAAAGTTCTCCAAACGCAGGGACAACAGTAAAAATATTTTTCCCTTCAACTACTTTACAACAAGAACTGGACACTTAG
- a CDS encoding universal stress protein produces the protein MQRILVAHDGSKASDKALRKALEIALSMNSSLTVLAVVPELYLTELSDADRQRITEVLKRETEDNMERIRKSLSGKPIEIKFLVREGDPAEKILETAHKMKVDLIVTGSHGKHGTKKFLIGSVSAKVVEYSKCPVLVVK, from the coding sequence ATGCAGAGAATTTTGGTAGCCCATGATGGCTCAAAGGCATCTGACAAAGCATTAAGAAAAGCATTGGAGATTGCTTTAAGCATGAATTCATCACTTACTGTGCTTGCGGTTGTTCCAGAACTTTATCTTACAGAACTTTCTGATGCAGACAGACAGAGGATTACAGAAGTACTTAAAAGAGAAACAGAAGACAATATGGAAAGAATAAGAAAATCTCTTTCAGGAAAACCTATTGAGATTAAGTTTCTTGTAAGAGAAGGAGACCCAGCTGAAAAAATTCTTGAGACTGCTCATAAAATGAAGGTTGATTTAATTGTTACAGGCTCTCATGGAAAACATGGAACAAAAAAATTTCTAATTGGAAGCGTATCTGCCAAGGTCGTTGAATATTCTAAGTGTCCAGTTCTTGTTGTAAAGTAG
- a CDS encoding SDR family NAD(P)-dependent oxidoreductase, giving the protein MQTIFVTGSAGFIGWATCKLLLNKGFTVIGIDNINDYYDPKIKELRLQDLKKFQNFIFYKADIEDFENLKNIFKSYKIDGVINLAARAGVRASVENPWGYLDTNVRGTINLLECVKEYAIKNFVLASTSSVYGDTEKMPFKVSDITDKPLAPYPASKKSAELFCYSYHYLYGINTIIPRYFTVYGPFGRPDMSIFRFIKKINDGEPITVYGDGKQKRDFTFVEDIAEATVLCLNLEGYKIMNFGNDRPVELIYVINLIEELIGKKAKIQWQPRHPADIYATWADISEAKQYIGWSPKISIEEGIRITVEWFKENRDLLKDIKI; this is encoded by the coding sequence ATGCAAACAATTTTTGTAACAGGAAGTGCTGGTTTTATTGGATGGGCGACATGCAAACTACTTTTAAATAAAGGTTTTACAGTTATAGGAATTGATAACATAAATGACTACTATGACCCCAAGATTAAAGAACTAAGACTGCAGGATCTAAAAAAATTTCAGAACTTTATTTTTTATAAAGCAGATATTGAGGATTTTGAAAATCTGAAAAACATTTTTAAGAGTTATAAAATAGATGGTGTTATAAATCTTGCTGCACGAGCTGGTGTAAGAGCATCGGTTGAAAATCCCTGGGGATATCTTGATACAAATGTTAGGGGAACGATCAATCTGCTTGAATGCGTCAAAGAGTATGCAATTAAAAATTTTGTTCTTGCTTCAACATCAAGCGTTTATGGTGATACAGAAAAGATGCCTTTTAAGGTTTCTGATATTACAGATAAACCTCTTGCTCCTTATCCTGCTTCAAAAAAATCTGCAGAGCTTTTTTGCTATAGCTACCACTATCTTTATGGTATAAATACAATAATTCCAAGATATTTTACAGTATATGGACCTTTTGGAAGACCTGATATGAGTATTTTCAGATTTATTAAGAAAATAAATGACGGTGAGCCAATAACTGTATACGGAGATGGAAAGCAGAAAAGAGATTTTACATTTGTTGAAGATATAGCAGAGGCAACAGTATTATGTTTGAATCTTGAAGGATATAAAATTATGAATTTTGGCAATGACAGACCTGTTGAGCTTATTTATGTCATAAATTTAATAGAGGAGCTCATTGGCAAAAAAGCAAAAATCCAGTGGCAACCAAGACATCCAGCAGACATTTATGCAACATGGGCAGACATCTCTGAAGCAAAACAATACATAGGATGGTCTCCAAAAATCTCAATAGAGGAAGGTATCAGAATAACAGTTGAGTGGTTTAAAGAAAATAGAGACTTATTAAAGGACATAAAGATATAA